The Geothrix sp. genome window below encodes:
- the rplJ gene encoding 50S ribosomal protein L10, with amino-acid sequence MEKNQKIAEVAELKETFASATSAVVIEFKGLVVTKDTAFRKSVRESKAQYRVSKNTLLRLAVKDTSFEALGDSFKGSSAIATTSEDVVALAKAVNGFLKDNPAATFKAGVMDGKLINAQQLQVLAELPSRDVLIAKLLYLMTYPISGLAVALEGIRKQKAGE; translated from the coding sequence ATGGAAAAGAATCAGAAGATCGCCGAAGTCGCCGAACTCAAGGAAACCTTCGCGTCCGCCACCTCGGCCGTCGTGATCGAATTCAAGGGCCTCGTCGTCACCAAGGACACTGCCTTCCGCAAGAGCGTTCGGGAGAGCAAGGCCCAGTACCGTGTCAGCAAGAACACCCTGCTCCGCCTGGCTGTGAAGGACACTTCCTTCGAGGCCCTGGGCGATTCCTTCAAGGGCTCCAGCGCCATTGCCACGACCAGTGAAGATGTGGTCGCCCTGGCCAAGGCCGTCAACGGCTTCCTGAAGGACAACCCCGCCGCGACCTTCAAGGCCGGCGTCATGGATGGCAAGCTGATCAACGCCCAGCAGCTCCAGGTTCTTGCCGAACTGCCGAGCCGCGATGTCCTGATCGCCAAGCTGCTCTATCTCATGACCTACCCGATCTCCGGTCTGGCGGTCGCCCTCGAGGGCATCCGCAAGCAGAAGGCCGGCGAGTAG
- the rplL gene encoding 50S ribosomal protein L7/L12 translates to MALTADQLIAEIETMTVLDLANLVKALEDRFGVSAAAMAAPAAGGAAPAAAAEEQTEFNVILTEAGANKLNVIKAVREIVAGLGLKEAKDLVDGAPKAVKEGISKDEAGKIKEKLEAAGAKVEVK, encoded by the coding sequence ATGGCTCTCACTGCCGATCAGCTCATCGCTGAAATCGAAACCATGACCGTCCTTGACCTGGCCAACCTGGTCAAGGCCCTCGAGGACCGCTTCGGCGTGTCCGCTGCCGCCATGGCCGCTCCCGCCGCTGGCGGTGCTGCCCCGGCCGCCGCTGCCGAAGAGCAGACCGAGTTCAATGTCATCCTGACCGAGGCCGGCGCCAACAAGCTCAATGTCATCAAGGCCGTCCGCGAGATCGTCGCCGGCCTGGGCCTGAAGGAAGCCAAGGACCTGGTCGACGGCGCCCCCAAGGCCGTCAAGGAAGGCATCTCGAAGGACGAGGCCGGCAAGATCAAGGAAAAGCTCGAGGCCGCCGGCGCCAAGGTCGAGGTCAAGTAG